Proteins encoded in a region of the Sphingomonas japonica genome:
- the cydB gene encoding cytochrome d ubiquinol oxidase subunit II, giving the protein MTYDFDLATVWAFIIAFAVFAYVVMDGFDLGIGILFPAFDVGEERDKAMNSIAPVWDGNETWLVLGGGGLFAAFPLAYAIILPALYPPLIAMLLALVFRGVAFEFRWRDPGHRRWWDFAFTAGSVMAAFAQGVALGALLQGIDVDGRAYGGAWLDWLTPFSVLTGVSVVIGYGLLGATWLIWKTDGRAQEHAYRLARRLFPATLAAIVAVSLMTLTLDFEYRAKWLDYPAILLTAQVPILTAIIAFAYQRSLRKKREGRPFLLALALFLMSFIGLGISMFPYIVPDQVTIWDAAAPEASQWFMLVGAGVLIPVILVYTAFAYWVFRGKVDASGYH; this is encoded by the coding sequence ATGACCTATGACTTCGATCTCGCCACGGTCTGGGCGTTCATCATCGCCTTCGCGGTCTTCGCCTATGTCGTGATGGACGGCTTCGACCTTGGCATCGGCATCCTGTTTCCGGCATTCGATGTCGGCGAGGAACGCGACAAGGCGATGAACTCGATCGCGCCGGTGTGGGACGGCAACGAAACCTGGCTGGTGCTGGGTGGCGGCGGATTGTTCGCCGCGTTCCCGCTGGCCTATGCGATCATCCTGCCGGCGCTGTACCCGCCGCTGATCGCGATGCTGCTCGCGCTGGTGTTCCGCGGCGTCGCGTTCGAGTTTCGCTGGCGCGATCCCGGGCATCGCCGCTGGTGGGATTTCGCCTTCACCGCCGGATCGGTGATGGCCGCGTTCGCGCAAGGCGTGGCGCTGGGCGCGTTGCTGCAAGGTATCGACGTCGACGGCCGCGCCTATGGCGGGGCGTGGCTCGACTGGCTGACACCGTTCAGCGTGCTCACCGGAGTGAGCGTGGTGATCGGCTATGGCCTGCTCGGCGCGACGTGGCTGATCTGGAAGACCGACGGCCGTGCGCAGGAGCATGCCTATCGCCTCGCGCGCAGGCTGTTCCCCGCGACGCTGGCAGCGATCGTCGCCGTCAGCCTGATGACGCTGACGCTGGACTTCGAATATCGTGCCAAGTGGCTAGACTACCCCGCCATCCTGCTGACCGCGCAGGTGCCGATCCTGACCGCGATCATCGCCTTCGCCTATCAGCGCTCGCTGAGGAAGAAGCGGGAGGGCAGGCCGTTCCTGCTGGCACTGGCGCTGTTCCTCATGAGCTTCATCGGGCTGGGCATCAGTATGTTTCCGTACATCGTTCCCGATCAGGTAACGATCTGGGACGCCGCCGCGCCGGAGGCAAGCCAGTGGTTCATGCTGGTCGGCGCCGGGGTGCTGATCCCGGTCATCCTCGTCTACACCGCGTTCGCCTATTGGGTATTCCGCGGCAAGGTCGATGCGTCGGGCTATCATTGA
- a CDS encoding DUF2474 domain-containing protein, with translation MQGDAPGPLSKRLAWMAAIWAMSVAVLGVVAWGIRTWLNH, from the coding sequence ATGCAGGGGGACGCGCCGGGGCCGCTGTCGAAGCGGCTCGCCTGGATGGCCGCGATCTGGGCGATGAGCGTCGCGGTGCTGGGGGTTGTCGCCTGGGGGATACGGACGTGGCTCAACCACTAA
- the trpS gene encoding tryptophan--tRNA ligase, with protein MRIVSGIQTTGNLHLGNYLGAIKQWVAMQDALAPGEDAFFFLADLHALTVTLDPKLLADTTIEMAATLLAAGIDQDRAVLFNQARVPEHSELCWILGGTARMGWLNRMTQWKDKAGKNREGASVGLFTYPVLQAADVLVYRATHVPVGEDQKQHLELARDIATKFNTDFEVDLFPLPAPLVSQAAPRIMSLRDGTAKMSKSDPSDMSRINLIDADDAIAQKFRKARTDAEPLPDSFDALGERVEARNLVTVYAALADRSPQSVVEEFAGQGFGSFKPALADLAIAVLGPIRERLVRLLDDRTMVGAELAKGAAKARAVAAPTLRAAQEAVGLQV; from the coding sequence ATGCGTATCGTCTCCGGCATCCAGACCACCGGCAATCTCCACCTTGGCAACTATCTAGGTGCGATCAAGCAGTGGGTGGCGATGCAGGACGCCTTGGCACCGGGCGAAGATGCGTTCTTCTTTCTCGCCGACCTGCATGCGCTGACGGTGACGCTCGACCCTAAGCTGCTTGCCGACACCACGATCGAGATGGCCGCGACATTGCTCGCGGCGGGCATCGACCAGGACAGGGCCGTGCTGTTCAATCAGGCGCGCGTGCCCGAGCATAGCGAGCTGTGCTGGATCCTGGGCGGCACGGCGCGGATGGGCTGGCTGAACCGCATGACGCAGTGGAAGGACAAGGCCGGCAAGAACCGAGAAGGTGCGAGTGTCGGACTGTTCACCTATCCGGTACTGCAGGCGGCCGACGTGCTGGTCTACCGCGCAACGCATGTGCCGGTGGGCGAGGACCAGAAGCAGCATCTCGAGCTGGCACGCGACATCGCCACCAAGTTCAACACCGACTTCGAGGTCGATTTGTTCCCCCTACCCGCGCCGTTGGTGTCGCAAGCGGCGCCGCGGATCATGAGCCTGCGTGACGGGACGGCGAAGATGTCCAAGTCCGATCCATCGGACATGAGCCGCATCAACCTGATCGATGCCGACGATGCGATCGCGCAGAAGTTTCGCAAGGCGCGCACCGACGCGGAACCGCTGCCCGACAGCTTCGATGCGCTGGGCGAGCGGGTCGAGGCGCGCAACCTGGTGACGGTCTACGCGGCACTTGCCGACCGGTCGCCGCAATCGGTGGTCGAGGAGTTTGCCGGGCAAGGTTTCGGCAGCTTCAAGCCAGCCCTCGCCGACCTCGCGATCGCCGTGCTGGGGCCGATCCGCGAGCGGCTGGTGCGGTTGCTGGACGATCGAACGATGGTCGGGGCGGAACTCGCCAAGGGTGCAGCGAAGGCGCGGGCGGTGGCGGCGCCCACGCTGCGCGCGGCGCAGGAGGCCGTGGGGTTGCAGGTTTAG